Within Harpia harpyja isolate bHarHar1 chromosome 4, bHarHar1 primary haplotype, whole genome shotgun sequence, the genomic segment GGAAGAtgcccccgcctccccccccccccgccaagagCAGCCCCTTCTCCCTTTTCCCGCGGGGACGGCGTCACCGAGCCTCGCCCCGAGCCGCtctcctcagccccagcagctgcGTCCCTGGGCGGGCCCGGGGCCCGCGCAGCAGCTACCTGCTGCCGTTACCGGGACGCCGCCGCGCCCGCTCATGCTCGCCCCAGATCGCAGCTCCCGCCTCCGCCGCGCCGGGCGGCTCTTTAaccggccccgccccctcgcgGGCTCTGCCCAATCGCGACGCGCAGTCTCTGCCGCTAGACCAGTAGCAGAGCTCCCCCGCTCTCGAACGGGCCAACCGCCAGGGGAGCCGCTACACAAATTCGAAAGAAAACCCGCCCTCTGTCTTCCTGCTGCTACGCGAGGGGGTTACGTTTGGGGCGTCACGTGGGGCGAGCGGGGGCGGGAGTATTTGAACggtgttggggagggggggagctcGTTCCGCTTCCgggtgggaggtgaggggtggCGCGGGGTCGCCATGGCGAGCAACGCCGCCAGCCTCAACGCGGTGCGGGAGACGATGGACGGTGGGTGGTCTGGGGGCGGCAGCCCCGGGTCGGCCTCTCCGAGCGGCTCTCGCCGCAGGCGCTCCTGCCGTCGGCCCTCTCCGCAGAGCTGCGCGGCCTGTGAGCCCGCTGTGCGTCGCCGCGGGCGGCTCTGCTGCGAGGAAGGTTGCGgtttgcagctgctgaaggatTCGGCGCAGGGCGATTTCTGTTTTGCTTCGTGTTACGCGTGGTGTCCCAAACGCTTCGGATGTCCGCGTAGTGCGAGCGTCTTTGGACCTCGTGTGACTCTTCTGGGGCTTTTTAGTTAGCTGTTAGGTAGTTTAGAATAACGTTGGGGGTTTAATGTTTATAAATGTATACGTTTGCTATTCTTTCTCGTTATTTGAGATGGCTTATGCGAGGTAATGTCACCTGGCTGTGTGCATCTTGGatgtaaactggggggaagaAAGTGcatggaagggagaggaaggaccAAGCCTGTGGCACTGTGAGTGGCAGCACCTGAACCGATCTGAACCCCAGTATCTTGTTCCTGTGGACAGCTCGTGTCAGAAAACCGAAGtaaattactaaaaaaaccccaaaaaacccaaaaaacaaacaaaaaaaaacctcagtgaaaAAGTTTTGAGAAGGGCAGTTAGTGTTATGGAATTAGAGTAGTTTCTGATACAAAAAACCTGGCGCTGTTATGGGATGGGGAATGCGAGCAAAATGGCACTAGGAGCAGTGGGAAATATTTCAGAGATTTAGAAGCCATGAGAAATGCAAGCAGGGTGAGTGAAGATCGGGTGTTCCCTTTCTCTTCCAGCCTAACTATGAGGATTCAAAGCTGGCAGGTTCAGGAGGTGTTTCTTAGCAATGTGTAGTGTGACACTGTGGAATTCCATGGAATGGCTATGCCATAAGCTTATAAGGATTTCAGGCAGAGTGGAAAGCTGCCCAGAAATCCACTGAGGGTTGTTAAATATGAAGGCTTTCTCTGGAAATGCCCTAATGAGGGACTAGAGGCTAGGGAGAGTGTTCAGGGGGGTATCGCTTTGTGTTTGTTATTTTCTCATGATCTTCCCTTGTATTATATTTACGGCTACCGTTACGTAAGGATTCCTTAGCAAAGACCTTCATGAGTTGAACTGTTGTAAAAATTAGTGTTTCAGCCACTGATCTACCCACTCTGACCTGCTGCTGGAGGCAAGGCAGGACTAGCAGGATTATTATGGCTGCTCTGATGCTTCAAGAGGATAAGACCATTCTGTGCAGATGGACAGAGATTTGTTTGGGAAGGACAGCGATTCTAAGTTCTCATAACTGTATTGGACATCTACATTCTCTCCACTTCTGCATGAATGTTTTAGATGGGAGGGATGATATGTGGATTTAAAGACAAACTAAGGCTTTGGGGAACTGCTATGGAAAGTGTACTAGCCTTCAGATTTAGGAGCCCAGGCTTCCTGTGTAACaatgtgtatattttatttaggATAGACATTCATAGTTTAATCTCTTCTAAGGTCAGgtgtttttagaagaaaacaaatttccatTAACTTAAACATACACTTGATCTGGCTACAGTGTGTCTTTGGTATACCGAAGTAGAATATTCTCATAGCTCTCAAGTGGACAGTAGTCACTTGCCATGCTGGTTTTACATGGTAAGAAAGACCTTCTACTTCACTTTCTTCTAGTTTGGGGGAGGTTTGATTACAGAAACAGTGTGAATAACATCTGTTCAAAATCAACCTGCGTTGCTAGAGGTTTAACCTCAGGGTGGAGATTACTGTAGCCACCAGAAATAAAATCTCAGTGAGTTGTTCTGTTACATATATAACAAACTGTTTATTAGAATCAAAGAAAAGGGGCCTTCCGGGGAAGGTTtggaaggggaaagagagagagagagagatctttATTTCTACACAAAGCTAACTGGAATCTCCTTCTGCAAAAGGTTTCATACTGACACGGCGCTGCTCTTGATTTGGGTCATGTAAAAATTGAATAGCATTGCTTATCCTTAAACCAGTGTTAGTGTTAGACCTAAAGCTAGGTTTAGTTGTGGAAGGAGGTGGCTAGAAAACTCCTGACATTCCCTGTAAAAGCTTTAAGAATGTGCTTCCTCTTCATTTTAGCAGGACACTCCCCAGCATTCGCCTGGAAAAACTGGCTGCCcgtggcttggacaggtgtactcttcactggatgaaaaactggctggatggctgagcccaaagagttgtagtgaatggagttaaatctacttggcagctggtcacaagtggtgttctccaaGGCTCAGTTtgggggccagttctgtttaataactttcCCGATGATCTGggcaaggggatcgagtgcaccctcagtgagtttgcagatgacaccaaattgggtgggagtgttgatctgcttcaaggtaggaaggctctacagaaggatctggacaggctggatcaatgggctgaggccaattgtatgaggttcaacaaggccaggtgccAGCTCCTGCACTTGGGTAACagcaacaaccccacgcagcgctactgatgtggggaagagtggctggaaagctgcccagcagaaaaagacctgggggtgctggttgacagccggctgaatatgagccagcagtgtgcctgggtggccaagaaggccaacggcatcctggcttgcatcagaaatagtgtggccagcaggagcagggaagggatcgtccccctgtacttggcactggtgaggccgcacctcgagtactgtgttcagttttgggcccctcaccacaagaaagacattgaggtgctggagcgtgtccagagaaaggcaacagagctggtgaagggtgtagagcacaagtcttatgaggagcggctgagggaactggggttgttcagcctggagaaaaggaggctgacgGGAGactttattgctctctacaactacctgaaagggggttgcagtgaggtgggtgctggtctcttcctctcgtcctatcgcttgttacttgggagaaacagccacaagttgcgccaggggaggtttagattgaatattaagaaaaatttcttcaccggaagggttgtcaagcattggagcaggcttcCCAGGAAgaggttgaatcaccatccctggtggtatttaaaagatgtgtagatgtggtgcttaggatCATGGTTTAGCgttggacttggcagtgctaggttaacggttagactcaatgatcttaatggtcttttccaacctaaacgattctatgattctatgactttgtCAGTATTTGGAGTTCAAAAGCATGGATTATTCTTATAGCCTACCTTTTACGTAATTAGCAAGCATGTTAATTATTGAAttcttcacttatttttttatttttcaaaacccaTTATCCAGTATTAAGCCTGCTGAACCAGAAAAGCATGGTATTTATGTTAGAAGCTGTGGCTTCTAGCTTATGCTGGAAAGCTGAACATGAATGCTGCTGTTGAGGTTCAGACTGCAAGAGCTTTCCACAACTGCCATGTTCACAGACTCTACTGTAGAAATTAAATGTTGATGAATAACTTTTTCAATCACTGAAATTTCATAGTCTATAGGGACTAAAgtgttttcatcttttctgttgcAGTTCTGTTTGAGATTTCAAGAATATTAAACACTGGCTTGGATATGGAGACGTTGTCTATTTGTGTGAGGCTTTGTGAACAGGGGATAAACCCAGAAGCTTTATCATCTGTTATTAAAGAACTGCGTAAGGCTACAGAAGCTCTAAAGGtaatgcttttgcttaaaaagCTTTTGCTTAAAAAGCTTATTTGTTTTTAAGTGTCAGGCATATTCAACTTGCTATACTTCAATTTGTAAATTGTACTTTAAGGTGTGACTCATTTTTAAATCAAGGAAATTAAACTGTTCCATAGAAAAGGCAATGAATACAACTGGATGGAACATGAAGTGAGAAATGGTACGaataaaatcttttcagaaataattaGATTAactcttctgaaggaaaagaaacaaccaccaaaacccacagatttttttattctgggCATTTGTAGCCACCATTTGCCCCCTACCTGCATCATATCACAAAGAGATTGCTACTTTCTCCTTTAACCCCATCACCTCATTTCTACAACCTCAGGCCTAATACTATGCAGCAGTACTTGTAAACGGGTACATGCAGTTTGCTAATGTAATCTTCATATATTGCTTTTACCACATTAACTTGTGCTTTGAATCTCTCCAAAGACAAACAAGAGGGGATTTcatgatgtgtgtatatatagggCTTTTGATAATTTAGCATTTACCGGTTTAGCTAGTAGAGAGGGTAACTATGGTTCAGAAAAAATCTTCACTTGCCTTTTAAAGGATTTTCACTTTTCACTGTCTACCTAAACATGG encodes:
- the MZT1 gene encoding mitotic-spindle organizing protein 1, giving the protein MASNAASLNAVRETMDVLFEISRILNTGLDMETLSICVRLCEQGINPEALSSVIKELRKATEALKAAENMTG